The proteins below are encoded in one region of Ephemeroptericola cinctiostellae:
- a CDS encoding MBL fold metallo-hydrolase: protein MTAPILRYASLGSGSAGNALVIEARCAGQTTRLLLDCGFSTKETVKRLARLNLTGQDIDALLVTHEHDDHIGGVARFARKFGTPIHMSRGTHVSVLNHTHSCEGLNVTFCADAQPFELGALVVHPYTVPHDAREPLQFTFKCRDLHLGVITDVGHITPVVVQALQACHGLVLEYNYDAQMLAQSTKYPASLKQRIFGDYGHLDNKTSQELLLQLIHPNLHHVHAAHISQNNNDLERVRDLLEAALGEHRIPYALACQNEGFDWFEVR from the coding sequence ATGACGGCACCGATACTGCGCTATGCCAGCTTGGGTAGTGGCAGCGCGGGCAATGCTTTGGTCATCGAGGCGCGTTGTGCGGGGCAGACAACGCGCCTTTTATTGGACTGCGGTTTCAGTACCAAAGAGACAGTGAAGCGGCTTGCGCGACTTAATTTGACAGGGCAGGACATTGATGCCCTGTTGGTGACGCATGAGCACGATGACCACATTGGTGGTGTGGCGCGCTTTGCACGAAAATTTGGCACGCCGATTCACATGTCGCGCGGAACGCATGTGAGTGTGTTGAATCACACCCATTCATGTGAAGGCTTGAATGTCACTTTTTGTGCGGATGCTCAACCTTTTGAATTGGGTGCATTGGTCGTGCATCCGTACACGGTGCCGCATGATGCCCGCGAACCTTTGCAGTTTACCTTTAAGTGTAGGGATTTACACTTGGGGGTGATCACAGATGTTGGGCACATCACGCCCGTGGTGGTTCAAGCTTTGCAGGCCTGTCATGGTTTGGTGTTGGAGTACAATTATGATGCACAGATGTTGGCGCAGTCGACCAAATATCCAGCCAGTTTGAAGCAGAGAATTTTTGGAGATTATGGCCATTTGGACAACAAAACCTCACAGGAGTTGTTGTTGCAGTTGATTCATCCCAATTTGCACCATGTGCATGCGGCTCATATCAGCCAAAACAACAATGACCTTGAGCGTGTTCGGGATTTGTTGGAGGCCGCCTTGGGGGAGCACCGTATCCCTTATGCCTTGGCTTGTCAGAATGAAGGTTTTGATTGGTTTGAGGTTCGGTAG
- a CDS encoding proteasome-type protease translates to MTYCVALKLNQGMVFLSDSRTNAGVDLVNRFRKMTVFDVPGERTIVLMTAGNLSISQSVVQFLMRQTKTEDNTTMWNVKNMYQAARLVGQAIRKVHEQDAAALKEFGFDFNVSFIIGGQIGDEEMRLFQVYAAGNFIEATDDNPYFQIGEAKYGKPIVDRVIRPETPLDEAAKCALISMDSTLRSNISVGLPLDLLCYEKDALAVTKFTQITADNQYFQMISRTWGERLREVFNQIEDPLWSSPNDPLSIESTNAARPVMAHNRARHNDANQVETAPQYLAQN, encoded by the coding sequence ATGACATATTGTGTGGCGTTAAAACTGAACCAAGGCATGGTTTTTTTATCGGACTCTCGCACCAATGCGGGTGTGGATTTGGTCAATCGTTTTCGAAAAATGACGGTGTTTGACGTCCCTGGAGAGCGCACGATTGTGCTCATGACCGCAGGTAATTTGTCTATCAGTCAGTCGGTGGTGCAGTTCTTAATGCGCCAAACCAAGACTGAAGACAACACAACCATGTGGAATGTTAAAAACATGTACCAAGCGGCGCGTTTGGTTGGGCAGGCCATACGCAAAGTGCATGAGCAGGATGCGGCGGCTTTAAAAGAATTTGGTTTTGATTTTAATGTCAGTTTCATCATTGGTGGGCAGATTGGGGATGAGGAAATGCGTTTGTTCCAAGTCTATGCTGCAGGTAATTTTATCGAAGCCACAGATGACAATCCGTATTTTCAAATTGGTGAAGCCAAATATGGTAAGCCAATTGTGGATCGCGTGATTCGCCCTGAAACACCTTTGGATGAGGCTGCAAAATGCGCCCTGATTTCTATGGATTCAACTTTGCGCAGCAATATCTCGGTTGGCTTGCCTTTGGATTTGTTGTGCTATGAAAAAGACGCATTGGCCGTGACCAAATTCACTCAAATCACGGCGGATAATCAATATTTTCAAATGATCAGCCGCACATGGGGCGAGCGTTTGCGCGAAGTGTTTAACCAAATCGAAGACCCGCTGTGGTCTTCGCCCAACGACCCTTTGTCCATTGAGTCGACAAATGCCGCTCGGCCCGTGATGGCGCATAATCGTGCACGCCACAACGACGCGAATCAAGTCGAAACGGCTCCGCAGTATTTGGCTCAAAATTAG
- a CDS encoding glutathione binding-like protein: protein MKLYFYSGACSLVPHVIARELNLDVAVLAAPRPDDAGRAEYLDTINPLGAVPALQLDDGRVLTQNLAIIEYMAALGEPGVAYPKLGTFEHAQALRWLSFANSDLHPAFKPLFAPQRFTPDEAGYPLVKALAKDRVLDLYAYLNTEYEGKEWIANNQFSAADVYIYVTYRWAARLGLDLSPFGHLNQMVERIQARPAVVTALAEQNQTAI, encoded by the coding sequence ATGAAACTTTATTTTTATTCGGGCGCATGCTCGCTTGTTCCCCATGTCATTGCACGCGAACTCAATCTGGATGTTGCCGTGCTGGCGGCACCGCGTCCAGATGATGCGGGTCGTGCTGAATACCTTGATACCATCAATCCACTTGGCGCCGTACCTGCCTTGCAACTTGATGATGGTCGGGTTCTCACGCAAAATTTAGCCATCATTGAATACATGGCTGCTTTGGGTGAGCCTGGCGTGGCGTATCCCAAATTAGGGACTTTTGAACATGCCCAAGCCTTGCGTTGGTTGTCTTTTGCTAATTCTGACTTGCATCCTGCATTCAAACCCTTGTTTGCGCCACAGCGTTTCACCCCAGATGAGGCGGGTTATCCATTGGTCAAAGCCTTGGCAAAAGACCGTGTGTTGGATTTGTATGCTTATCTGAACACCGAATACGAAGGCAAAGAGTGGATCGCCAACAATCAATTTTCTGCGGCGGATGTGTACATCTACGTCACTTACCGTTGGGCCGCTCGACTGGGGCTTGACTTGTCACCTTTTGGCCATCTAAATCAAATGGTTGAGCGCATTCAGGCGCGCCCTGCTGTCGTGACCGCTTTGGCTGAGCAAAACCAAACTGCAATTTAA
- the hemC gene encoding hydroxymethylbilane synthase yields MPSSIKKITIATRESRLALWQAHFVKSELERLYPDLTVELLGMTTRGDQILDQSLSKIGGKGLFVKELEAALFDGRADLAVHSLKDVPMVLPDGFTLACVMAREDARDAFISNTYTSLAELPAGAVVGTSSLRRAAQLQARFPHLKIESLRGNLDTRLRKLDEGQYDAILLAAAGVKRLGMGERIKALLSLSEALPAAGQGALGIEIASERADVAALLAPLHDVATATCTAAERAVSRALGGSCQTPLAAHAVIEEGQLFLRASLALPDGSRVLNAQARSSLTQPEQLASGVVNDLYIQGAQTILDALLSESHVDSNR; encoded by the coding sequence ATGCCTTCTTCTATTAAAAAAATCACCATCGCCACGCGTGAATCACGACTCGCCTTGTGGCAAGCCCATTTTGTGAAATCAGAACTGGAGCGCCTATACCCTGATTTGACCGTCGAATTGCTGGGCATGACCACGCGCGGCGATCAAATTTTGGATCAAAGTTTATCAAAAATCGGTGGTAAAGGCCTGTTCGTTAAGGAGCTCGAAGCGGCATTGTTTGACGGTCGAGCTGACCTCGCGGTGCATTCACTTAAAGATGTGCCGATGGTATTGCCCGATGGCTTCACGCTTGCGTGCGTGATGGCGCGTGAAGATGCGCGCGATGCTTTTATTTCAAACACCTACACTTCATTGGCCGAATTGCCCGCGGGTGCTGTGGTCGGTACGTCCAGTTTGCGACGTGCGGCACAGTTGCAAGCACGTTTCCCGCATTTGAAAATTGAGTCTTTGCGCGGCAATTTGGACACGCGTTTGCGCAAGCTCGATGAAGGCCAGTACGATGCCATTTTGCTCGCAGCGGCGGGTGTGAAGCGCCTTGGTATGGGCGAACGCATCAAAGCGTTGTTGTCATTGAGCGAGGCTTTGCCCGCAGCGGGTCAAGGTGCACTTGGGATTGAAATTGCCAGTGAGCGTGCGGATGTGGCGGCTTTACTTGCCCCTTTGCATGATGTGGCAACAGCCACTTGCACGGCTGCCGAACGTGCGGTGTCACGTGCGTTGGGTGGCTCATGCCAAACACCCTTGGCGGCTCATGCGGTCATCGAAGAGGGGCAGTTGTTCCTGCGCGCCAGTTTGGCTTTGCCCGATGGCTCGCGGGTGCTGAATGCCCAAGCACGCAGTTCGCTGACACAGCCCGAGCAGCTCGCCAGTGGTGTGGTCAATGATTTGTACATTCAAGGTGCGCAAACGATTTTAGATGCCTTGTTGAGTGAGTCTCATGTTGATTCAAACCGTTGA
- a CDS encoding uroporphyrinogen-III synthase, whose product MRTIVLTRPQPVRDDVTSVLRAHGMRVLGLPTLHVAAHVDADFEQHLLTHWASYQGVMLVSQHAVNFAAQRLHALGLVWREQVWAAAVGRTTADAAHHQWPNASLVFPATHESQDSEGLWQALQRAQANLMGQRILIVRAQMGRDVFLNHLRAAGAVVDVWPCYRREPLMWSVAQCHDFKQALRGQGVVLSITSQEGMLALLDNLVALSDDDRQFVFAQPVLTLHPSIAECARSHGFNHVHIAPAKNTAEHLQRLAQVAHHH is encoded by the coding sequence ATGCGAACCATTGTTTTAACCCGCCCACAACCCGTCCGCGATGACGTGACATCGGTGTTGCGAGCGCATGGGATGCGGGTCTTGGGCTTACCCACTTTGCATGTCGCGGCACACGTGGATGCCGATTTTGAACAACACCTTCTCACACATTGGGCCTCGTATCAGGGCGTGATGCTGGTCAGTCAGCATGCGGTGAATTTTGCGGCACAGCGCTTGCATGCACTGGGTTTGGTTTGGCGTGAGCAGGTTTGGGCGGCGGCTGTTGGACGTACAACAGCCGATGCCGCGCACCATCAATGGCCAAACGCCAGCCTTGTTTTTCCTGCGACACATGAGTCGCAAGACTCTGAAGGGTTGTGGCAAGCCTTGCAGAGGGCGCAAGCCAATTTGATGGGACAACGCATTTTGATTGTGCGGGCGCAAATGGGGCGGGATGTTTTTCTCAATCACCTGCGTGCTGCGGGGGCCGTGGTTGACGTGTGGCCATGTTATCGACGGGAGCCGTTGATGTGGTCTGTGGCGCAGTGCCATGACTTTAAACAGGCCTTGCGAGGGCAAGGTGTTGTGTTGTCCATCACCAGTCAAGAAGGCATGTTGGCATTGCTGGATAACCTTGTGGCATTGAGCGACGATGACCGTCAATTTGTATTTGCTCAGCCTGTATTGACCTTGCATCCGAGCATTGCTGAATGCGCGCGTTCCCACGGATTTAATCATGTGCACATTGCCCCAGCCAAAAATACCGCTGAGCATCTGCAACGACTTGCTCAAGTTGCCCATCACCATTGA
- a CDS encoding heme biosynthesis HemY N-terminal domain-containing protein translates to MMRQLFWFVFFLASAAAIAFGSRFYPGTAQFTVASHQITMSIYVFAIALLLLTVLFSIVWRVYRATVGLPSRWRDSREKKKEYRALDAIQTATIALYEGRWAHADKAAKIASRLPKSAGLAALIGTASAHAQGKPSEVHAWLAQLDGNDDFADAKCLQQAEMALKNGDASAALTALDGASPMVRKHSLRYRDLQVNAHAQAAHWHEVLQLAKDKKWDAPLEVKNKWFAQAVVGLVADDGASLAYLRSLYKDMPDAVRDDDVALQAYANALIKRGEKAEARRVLEEAQRNNWRPALLSLYIDAADESSGTAQLKMLDAWEAQREKEGVKDADLLCAAGQMCFKTQIWGRAKANFQNSLAIKPSVRAHYGLAQTYRAMNDVPHAQDEEAKAAALASVK, encoded by the coding sequence ATGATGAGACAATTGTTTTGGTTCGTGTTTTTTTTGGCGAGTGCGGCAGCGATTGCCTTTGGTTCGCGTTTTTACCCAGGCACAGCCCAGTTCACAGTGGCTTCACATCAAATCACGATGTCGATTTATGTGTTTGCGATTGCATTGTTATTGCTGACCGTGCTGTTTTCAATCGTGTGGCGTGTGTATCGCGCCACCGTCGGTCTGCCATCGCGTTGGCGTGATTCGCGGGAGAAAAAGAAAGAGTACCGTGCCTTGGACGCGATCCAAACTGCAACCATTGCTTTGTACGAAGGGCGTTGGGCGCATGCGGATAAAGCGGCTAAAATTGCTTCGCGTTTGCCCAAATCGGCAGGTTTGGCCGCTTTAATTGGCACAGCCAGTGCGCATGCGCAGGGTAAACCCAGCGAAGTTCATGCGTGGTTGGCACAGTTGGATGGCAATGATGATTTTGCCGATGCGAAATGTTTGCAGCAGGCTGAAATGGCTTTGAAAAATGGTGATGCCAGTGCGGCATTGACGGCATTGGACGGTGCGAGCCCGATGGTGCGCAAACACAGCCTGCGTTACCGTGATTTACAAGTCAATGCCCATGCTCAGGCGGCCCATTGGCACGAAGTATTGCAATTGGCTAAAGATAAAAAATGGGATGCACCCCTTGAAGTGAAAAACAAATGGTTTGCTCAAGCCGTGGTGGGTTTGGTGGCCGATGATGGGGCATCACTGGCTTATTTGCGCAGTTTGTACAAAGACATGCCCGATGCTGTTCGTGACGATGACGTGGCCTTACAAGCATATGCGAATGCCTTAATTAAACGCGGCGAAAAGGCTGAAGCCCGCCGTGTGCTTGAAGAAGCGCAGCGCAACAACTGGCGTCCTGCATTGCTGTCATTGTACATCGATGCGGCGGATGAAAGCAGTGGCACGGCTCAATTGAAAATGTTGGATGCATGGGAAGCACAGCGAGAGAAAGAGGGCGTGAAGGATGCTGATTTGTTGTGTGCTGCGGGGCAAATGTGCTTCAAAACCCAAATTTGGGGGCGTGCAAAAGCAAACTTTCAAAACAGTCTTGCGATTAAACCGAGCGTGCGGGCACATTATGGTTTGGCGCAAACGTACCGTGCCATGAATGATGTGCCACATGCCCAAGATGAAGAGGCCAAAGCAGCGGCATTGGCAAGTGTGAAATAA
- a CDS encoding DUF2272 domain-containing protein, translating into MPVNLNKRAVRMCVVLGVAVCLLGLYVRFGMGSANAAPMNVCEFSDGLSPAQKNTWAAKVACEEHALWHQPYINGEGHLIQTGVMEAENDALTDGTAAWRRVERYWRQGAGIEGLYRITDLPDVSTASDSRATTIDAIIRSRIVDTPWSGTFMAYVMRQAGMGSSEFAFEDGHIRYIKPAFVSDDGSDYAYRAKDPLNTRIEQGDVLCYVRDSRRVYGVAGFFTWLSEHAHDAASLKMHCDIVVSVNGQKAYAIGGNVIQAVTMRQLTLTPRGFLSKKHLLPVSVPMSPPEGVHSTLDSEAQCSPLNGKGCDMNRKDWVVVLKYRMPATIRSSNRP; encoded by the coding sequence ATGCCTGTGAATTTAAATAAACGTGCTGTCCGAATGTGTGTGGTGTTGGGTGTCGCTGTGTGCTTATTGGGTCTGTATGTCCGTTTTGGCATGGGCTCTGCAAATGCCGCGCCCATGAATGTGTGTGAGTTTTCGGATGGCTTGAGTCCCGCACAGAAAAACACATGGGCTGCTAAGGTGGCGTGTGAAGAACATGCGCTGTGGCACCAACCGTACATCAATGGTGAAGGGCATTTGATCCAAACAGGGGTGATGGAGGCTGAGAACGATGCTTTGACCGATGGTACGGCGGCATGGCGTCGGGTTGAGCGGTATTGGCGGCAAGGTGCTGGGATTGAAGGTTTATACCGCATCACGGATCTGCCTGATGTTTCAACCGCTTCGGATTCAAGGGCGACGACCATTGATGCGATCATTCGCAGTCGCATTGTTGACACCCCGTGGTCGGGTACGTTCATGGCATATGTCATGAGACAGGCGGGCATGGGGTCATCGGAGTTTGCTTTTGAGGATGGGCACATTCGTTACATCAAACCTGCGTTTGTATCGGACGATGGTTCTGACTACGCTTATCGCGCTAAAGACCCTTTGAATACACGCATTGAGCAAGGTGATGTGCTGTGCTATGTGCGCGATTCACGGCGCGTGTATGGTGTGGCGGGGTTTTTTACGTGGTTGTCAGAGCATGCACACGATGCGGCATCGTTGAAAATGCACTGTGACATTGTGGTCAGTGTGAACGGGCAAAAAGCCTATGCGATTGGTGGCAATGTGATACAGGCCGTGACCATGCGCCAGTTGACGTTGACGCCACGTGGTTTTTTGTCGAAAAAACACCTCTTGCCTGTGAGTGTGCCGATGTCGCCTCCTGAGGGCGTCCATTCTACGCTGGACTCGGAGGCGCAATGTTCACCGCTGAATGGAAAGGGCTGCGACATGAACCGTAAAGATTGGGTGGTGGTGTTGAAATATCGAATGCCTGCAACCATTAGATCTTCAAACAGACCCTGA
- a CDS encoding glycosyltransferase family 4 protein produces the protein MKIMTVTDAWAPQVNGVVRTIQATNQELIDMGHEVVMLTPLQFKTVACPTYPEIRLSLFPNKKVARIIDDERPDALHIATEGPLGMAARRHAMRHDIPFTTAYHTRFPEYVRARFAVPLSWTYRFLRWFHEPAQHMLAPTQVVIDDLESYGFKNVRMWSRGVDTNIFYPRIEQRLSTEEPIFLYVGRVAIEKNIEAFLSLDLPGSKWVVGEGPALAGLKASHPNAHYLGVLSQDELAQVYSSADVFVFPSLTDTFGLVLLEALACGTPVAAFPVTGPIDVLGSSKAGVMHNDLRIACLQALNIPRDTARAHAEQFSWRQCSEAFVQWHQPSDQPHSQHARSAQTA, from the coding sequence ATGAAAATCATGACGGTCACCGACGCATGGGCGCCTCAAGTCAACGGCGTTGTGCGCACCATCCAAGCCACCAACCAAGAACTGATCGATATGGGGCACGAAGTGGTGATGCTCACACCTTTACAATTCAAGACCGTGGCTTGTCCAACCTATCCAGAAATTCGGTTGTCCTTGTTCCCCAATAAAAAAGTGGCGCGCATCATCGACGATGAGCGCCCCGATGCATTGCACATCGCCACCGAAGGCCCATTGGGCATGGCCGCACGACGTCATGCGATGCGACACGACATCCCATTCACCACGGCGTACCACACGCGCTTCCCCGAGTATGTTCGTGCCCGATTCGCGGTACCGCTGTCATGGACATACCGTTTTTTACGTTGGTTTCATGAGCCCGCACAGCACATGCTCGCCCCCACGCAGGTGGTCATCGATGATTTGGAATCCTATGGTTTTAAAAATGTGCGGATGTGGTCACGTGGCGTCGACACAAACATCTTTTATCCTCGCATTGAACAACGCTTGAGCACTGAAGAGCCCATTTTTCTTTATGTTGGGCGCGTTGCCATTGAAAAAAACATTGAGGCTTTTTTATCACTCGACTTACCTGGCAGCAAGTGGGTGGTGGGCGAAGGCCCTGCTTTGGCAGGTTTAAAAGCGAGCCACCCGAATGCACATTATCTGGGTGTACTGAGCCAAGATGAGCTGGCACAAGTTTACTCCTCCGCCGATGTTTTTGTGTTTCCAAGCCTGACCGACACTTTTGGCTTGGTTTTACTCGAAGCCCTCGCCTGTGGCACGCCAGTGGCTGCATTTCCCGTCACAGGGCCCATTGATGTATTGGGATCATCCAAAGCGGGGGTCATGCACAACGACCTGCGCATCGCCTGCCTCCAAGCACTCAACATCCCTCGTGATACGGCACGCGCGCATGCCGAGCAATTTTCATGGCGGCAATGCAGCGAAGCATTTGTTCAATGGCATCAGCCTTCAGATCAACCCCACTCTCAGCATGCAAGAAGTGCTCAAACTGCATGA
- a CDS encoding UDP-2,3-diacylglucosamine diphosphatase, which produces MSEQSHIHNDTAACQQRTLWISDVHLGTKDCSAQALLDFLKHHDAETIYLVGDIIDGWQLRKRWYWPQTHNDVIQKLLRKARKGTRIIYIPGNHDEFIRSYLRHSPFLGVGGIEIVDEAMHVTADGKRIWVLHGDLFDGVVQNMKWLARLGDELYMLALKVNRWLNNWRARMGFDYWSLSQYLKSKVKNAVSYIDDFEHAVATEAERRGCDAVLCGHIHRAQIRQIGNVTYLNSGDWVESLTAIAEDFNGKLSIIEWGKTEQIAKRKMNDALLRAKQTSRTTIPMPASTYHEHEPIVDVLPYPNHH; this is translated from the coding sequence ATGTCAGAACAAAGCCACATTCACAACGATACCGCCGCATGTCAACAGCGCACATTGTGGATTTCTGACGTGCATTTGGGCACCAAAGACTGCAGCGCTCAAGCCTTGCTCGACTTCCTCAAACACCACGATGCCGAAACCATTTATTTGGTGGGCGACATCATTGATGGCTGGCAACTGCGTAAGCGCTGGTACTGGCCACAAACCCACAACGATGTGATTCAAAAACTGTTGCGCAAAGCGCGCAAAGGCACGCGCATCATTTACATCCCAGGCAACCACGATGAGTTCATCCGCAGCTATTTGCGTCACTCTCCTTTTTTGGGGGTCGGTGGCATAGAGATTGTCGATGAGGCCATGCATGTCACCGCCGATGGCAAACGCATTTGGGTGCTGCATGGCGATTTATTCGATGGTGTGGTGCAAAACATGAAATGGTTGGCACGCTTGGGAGATGAGCTGTACATGCTCGCTCTAAAAGTCAACCGCTGGCTCAACAACTGGCGTGCCCGCATGGGCTTTGACTATTGGTCGTTGTCACAGTACTTAAAAAGCAAAGTCAAGAATGCTGTCAGTTACATCGACGATTTTGAACATGCAGTGGCCACCGAAGCAGAACGCCGTGGTTGCGACGCGGTGCTGTGTGGGCACATTCATCGCGCACAAATCCGCCAAATCGGGAACGTCACTTATTTGAACTCAGGCGATTGGGTGGAAAGTTTAACTGCGATTGCCGAAGATTTTAACGGCAAGCTGTCCATCATTGAATGGGGTAAAACAGAGCAAATCGCCAAACGCAAAATGAACGATGCCCTCCTTCGCGCAAAACAAACCTCTCGCACCACCATCCCCATGCCTGCCAGTACATACCATGAGCATGAGCCCATTGTGGACGTGTTGCCATACCCAAACCACCACTAG
- a CDS encoding NAD(P)/FAD-dependent oxidoreductase, whose amino-acid sequence MNTPYAPTYYAATANPVPNRPALQGEISADICIIGAGYTGLSTGLFLAEQGLKVVVLEAAKVGFGATGRNGGQIVNSFSRDIDAIERQVGHDAAKVFGQMAFEGNRIIRERISTYDIKCDLKNGGVFAAFTPKQMRHLEHQRKLWARHGHNTVDMLDKKQMSDVVGSDVYVGGSIDHSGGHFHSLNLALGEAAAIESLGGTIYEQSPVIRIERGAKPVVITELGRVNARTVVVAGNAYLGNLVPELSAKSMPCGSQVVTTAPLPADVAKSLIPNDHCIEDCNYLLDYYRLTGDNRLLYGGGVIYGARDPKNVEAIIRPKMLKTFPQLQNVKIDYAWTGNFLLTLSRLPQVGTLGEHNNIFYSQGCSGHGITYTHLAGKVLSEAIMGQRERFNAFAQLPHYPFPGGRLMRVPFTAVGAAYYSLRDKFGI is encoded by the coding sequence ATGAACACACCCTACGCACCCACATATTACGCCGCCACCGCGAACCCCGTCCCCAACCGCCCTGCCCTGCAAGGTGAAATCAGTGCAGACATCTGCATCATTGGCGCGGGTTACACGGGTTTATCAACGGGTTTATTTCTTGCCGAACAAGGGCTGAAAGTGGTCGTGCTCGAAGCCGCCAAAGTCGGATTTGGTGCAACGGGGCGCAATGGTGGTCAGATCGTTAACAGTTTCAGCCGTGACATTGACGCCATCGAGCGACAGGTGGGTCACGATGCAGCTAAAGTTTTTGGTCAAATGGCCTTTGAGGGCAATCGCATCATTCGTGAACGCATCTCCACATACGACATCAAATGCGACTTGAAAAATGGCGGGGTGTTTGCGGCTTTCACGCCCAAACAAATGCGCCACCTTGAGCACCAACGCAAGTTGTGGGCGCGCCACGGACACAACACGGTGGATATGCTCGACAAAAAACAAATGTCAGACGTCGTCGGCAGCGATGTGTATGTCGGTGGCTCGATTGACCATTCAGGTGGGCACTTTCATTCGCTGAACCTCGCCTTAGGCGAAGCCGCAGCCATTGAATCATTGGGGGGCACCATTTACGAACAAAGCCCTGTGATTCGCATTGAACGTGGCGCGAAACCCGTCGTCATCACCGAACTGGGGCGCGTTAACGCACGTACAGTGGTCGTTGCAGGCAATGCTTATTTGGGCAATCTTGTGCCTGAATTGTCTGCAAAGTCAATGCCTTGCGGCAGCCAAGTGGTCACCACAGCCCCCTTACCCGCTGACGTGGCCAAAAGCCTGATTCCAAATGACCATTGCATCGAAGATTGCAACTACCTGCTCGATTACTACCGACTGACCGGCGACAACCGCTTGCTTTACGGCGGCGGCGTGATCTATGGTGCTCGTGACCCAAAAAATGTGGAGGCCATCATTCGACCCAAAATGTTAAAAACATTCCCGCAACTGCAAAATGTCAAAATCGATTACGCATGGACAGGTAATTTCCTTTTAACGTTGTCACGCCTCCCACAAGTCGGCACACTCGGTGAACACAACAATATTTTTTACTCGCAAGGTTGCTCTGGACATGGCATCACGTACACCCACCTCGCGGGCAAAGTCTTGTCAGAAGCCATCATGGGTCAACGTGAACGTTTTAATGCCTTTGCGCAATTGCCACACTATCCGTTCCCAGGCGGTCGCCTCATGCGCGTGCCCTTCACAGCGGTGGGAGCGGCTTATTATAGTTTGCGCGATAAATTCGGCATCTAA